Proteins encoded within one genomic window of Brachybacterium muris:
- a CDS encoding lysophospholipid acyltransferase family protein has protein sequence MRDEADGRTPDGDPTPDGDPTPDGDATPDGDPTPGDAVSAGVDGDPQTGTDSATDDARAPREQSAFERTVRERLSEARSATADARTAMSDARTARADARAEAKAEAKAKADAKAAAKARPVPSLSARSRAQGWDEPEGDLAKYRSHWRAAVRFVLQRMIFRAVVRSAVTPKAIVARRVRTVRGPYVLVANHTSHVDAPMIALSLPWSQAKFLSTGVAADYFFNVWYKRFFVRWMFNAFPIDRGGSRKHSGTSRNLLRSGVPILVFPEGGRQQDGQMRDFKPGGAALAISVGVPVIPAAIVGGYEAMPKGRNWPRPGRPPVTVVFGDPMIAEEGETAVEFSTRIRERVKGLYDDHHEEVLGSARDGEGPA, from the coding sequence ATGCGCGACGAGGCCGACGGCCGCACTCCTGACGGCGACCCCACCCCTGACGGCGACCCGACCCCCGACGGCGACGCGACCCCCGACGGTGACCCCACCCCCGGGGACGCCGTATCGGCCGGGGTCGATGGCGACCCCCAGACCGGGACCGACAGCGCCACCGACGACGCCAGGGCGCCTCGCGAGCAGTCCGCCTTCGAGCGCACCGTGCGCGAGCGCCTCTCCGAGGCCAGGTCGGCAACGGCCGATGCCCGGACCGCCATGTCCGATGCGAGGACCGCCCGCGCCGACGCCCGAGCGGAGGCGAAGGCCGAGGCCAAGGCCAAGGCAGACGCGAAGGCGGCAGCCAAGGCCCGCCCCGTCCCCTCCCTCTCGGCCCGCTCCCGCGCCCAGGGCTGGGACGAGCCCGAGGGCGACCTGGCCAAGTACCGATCGCACTGGCGCGCCGCCGTGCGCTTCGTGCTGCAGCGCATGATCTTCCGGGCCGTGGTGCGCAGCGCCGTCACCCCGAAGGCGATCGTGGCCCGTCGCGTGCGCACCGTGCGCGGCCCGTACGTGCTGGTCGCGAACCACACCAGCCATGTCGATGCTCCGATGATCGCCCTTAGCCTCCCGTGGAGCCAGGCGAAATTCCTCTCCACAGGCGTTGCTGCCGACTACTTCTTCAACGTCTGGTACAAGCGGTTCTTCGTTCGCTGGATGTTCAACGCCTTCCCGATCGACCGCGGCGGCTCCCGCAAGCACTCCGGGACCTCCCGGAACCTGTTGCGCTCCGGAGTGCCGATCCTGGTGTTTCCCGAGGGCGGGCGCCAGCAGGACGGCCAGATGAGGGACTTCAAGCCCGGCGGTGCCGCGCTCGCCATCAGCGTGGGCGTGCCGGTGATCCCGGCGGCGATTGTGGGCGGCTACGAGGCGATGCCCAAGGGCCGCAACTGGCCCCGGCCCGGCCGGCCGCCGGTCACCGTCGTGTTCGGCGACCCGATGATCGCCGAGGAGGGCGAGACCGCGGTGGAGTTCTCCACCCGGATCCGGGAGCGCGTCAAGGGCCTGTACGACGACCATCACGAGGAAGTCCTGGGCAGCGCCCGGGACGGGGAAGGACCGGCATGA
- a CDS encoding SDR family NAD(P)-dependent oxidoreductase, with the protein MHRALITGGTAGIGAAFATAFASRGVPLVLVARDAARLEEFASTLRSRHGVDVETMVADLVDRDAQQRVADRLDADTDPVDVLVNNAGFSVRASLLDEDLDEHDRGFEVMVRAVLKLGGAAGRAMSRRGRGWIINVGSVSALVTQNNYSAIKAWVGNYSESLGVQLNGTGVTVTALMPGWVRTEFHSRAGIKGSSIPDFLWLDADRLVEECLADVARGKPVSIPSTRWKLIAGVLRGTPRGLVARLSALLSHRRSKER; encoded by the coding sequence ATGCACAGGGCCCTGATCACCGGCGGCACCGCGGGCATCGGGGCCGCCTTCGCAACAGCTTTCGCCTCACGCGGCGTCCCTCTCGTCCTGGTGGCACGCGACGCCGCCCGCCTCGAGGAGTTCGCCTCCACCCTGCGATCCCGCCACGGCGTGGACGTGGAGACGATGGTCGCCGACCTCGTGGACCGTGACGCCCAGCAGCGCGTGGCGGACCGCCTCGACGCTGACACCGACCCCGTCGACGTGCTGGTCAACAACGCCGGCTTCTCCGTGCGTGCGAGCCTGCTGGACGAGGACCTGGACGAGCACGACCGCGGCTTCGAGGTGATGGTGCGCGCCGTCCTCAAGCTGGGCGGGGCGGCAGGTCGCGCGATGAGCCGCCGCGGCCGCGGCTGGATCATCAACGTCGGCTCCGTGAGCGCCCTGGTCACCCAGAACAACTACTCCGCCATCAAGGCGTGGGTGGGCAACTACTCCGAATCGCTCGGCGTGCAGCTGAACGGCACCGGCGTCACCGTGACCGCCCTGATGCCCGGCTGGGTGCGCACCGAGTTCCACTCCCGCGCCGGCATCAAGGGCTCCTCCATCCCGGACTTCCTGTGGCTGGACGCGGATCGCCTGGTGGAGGAATGCCTGGCGGACGTGGCCCGCGGCAAGCCCGTCAGCATCCCCAGCACCCGCTGGAAGCTGATCGCCGGCGTGCTGCGCGGCACCCCCCGCGGCCTGGTGGCGCGCCTCAGCGCGCTCCTCTCGCACCGCCGCAGCAAGGAGCGCTGA